The DNA segment TGGTGGTGCTCGGGCTGCCGCGCGGGGGAGTGCCGGTGGCCGCCGAGGTCGCCGAGGCCCTGGACGCTCCGCTGGACGTCTGCCTCGTACGCAAGCTCGGAGTGCCGTACCAGCCCGAACTGGCGATGGGCGCGATCGGCGAGGACGGCGTACGGGTGCTCAACGACGACGTGCTGCGCGGTACCGGCGTATCCGACGACGAACTCGCCCGGGTCGAGGAACGCGAGCGCCGGGTGCTCGCCGAACGCGCCGCACGCTACCGGGGCGAATGCCCCGCCATCTCGCTCGCCGGCCGTACCGCCCTGGTCGTCGACGACGGGGTGGCCACCGGCTCCACCGCCCGCGTCGCCTGCCGGGTCGCCCGCGCCCGCGGCGCCGCCCGCGTCGTGCTCGCGGTCCCCGTCGCCCCCCGCGACTTCACCCGCCGCCTCGGCGGCGACGCCGACGACGTCGTCTGCCTCCTGACACCCTGGGACTTCGCCGCCGTCGGACAGTTCTACGACGACTTCACGCAGACCGAGGACGCCGAGGTCACGGCGTGTCTGCGCCGGGCACGGCGGCGCCGTACGCGCGCCGGGGGCACGGAGCGGGAAGTGAGCGTGCCGGCCGGGGACGTACGGCTGGGCGGCAGCCTGACCGTGCCCGAGGGCGCCACCGGCGTCGTCGCCTTCGCGCACGGCAGCGGCAGCGGCCGGCACAGCCCCCGCAACCGGCACGTCGCCGAGGGCCTGCACCGCGCCGGACTCGGCACCCTGCTGTTCGACCTGCTCAC comes from the Streptomyces sp. SUK 48 genome and includes:
- a CDS encoding phosphoribosyltransferase family protein — translated: MRFADRLEAGRGLGTRLLRLRGPDVVVLGLPRGGVPVAAEVAEALDAPLDVCLVRKLGVPYQPELAMGAIGEDGVRVLNDDVLRGTGVSDDELARVEERERRVLAERAARYRGECPAISLAGRTALVVDDGVATGSTARVACRVARARGAARVVLAVPVAPRDFTRRLGGDADDVVCLLTPWDFAAVGQFYDDFTQTEDAEVTACLRRARRRRTRAGGTEREVSVPAGDVRLGGSLTVPEGATGVVAFAHGSGSGRHSPRNRHVAEGLHRAGLGTLLFDLLTDAEAPDRDNVFDIPLLAGRLLAATHWLRAEPSARGLALGYFGASTGAAAALWAAVEGRPAAVVSRGGRPDLAGPRLPEVTAPTLLIVGGADPLVLDLNRDARSRLRCENRLETVPGATHLFEEPGTLERVTELARDWFTDHLAAAHV